The following DNA comes from Agromyces mangrovi.
GACTCGCCTCAGGGTGGGGCTACGACGGGCTCGAGATCGCCTGCTGGGGCGACCACCTCGACCCGTGGCGCTGGAACGACGACGCCTACATCGCCGATCGCCTGGCGCTGCTCGACCGCTACGGCCTGAAGGTGTGGGCGATCTCGAACCACCTCAAGGGGCAGGCGGTGTGCGACGACCCGATCGACGCGCGGCACCGCGACATCCTCTCCAACCGGGTATGGGGTGATGGCGAGCCCGAGGGCGTGCGGCAGCGCGCCGCCGAGGAGATGCAGCACACGGCGCGGCTCGCGGCCAAGCTCGGCGTCGACACGGTCGTCGGCTTCACCGGCTCGTCGATCTGGAAGTACGTCGCGATGTTCCCGCCGGCCTCGCAGGCCATGGTCGATGCGGGCTACCAGGACTTCGCCGACCGCTGGAACCCGATCCTCGACGTGTTCGACGAGGTCGGAGTGCGGTTCGCCCACGAGGTGCACCCGAGCGAGATCGCGTACGACTACTGGACGACGGTGCGCACGCTCGAGGCGATCGGGCATCGCGAGGCGTTCGGCCTGAACTGGGACCCGAGCCACATGGTCTGGCAGGACATCGACCCGGTCAGCTTCCTCTGGGACTTCCAGGACCGCATCTACCACGTCGACTGCAAGGACACGAAGCTGCGCGGGCGCAACGGCCGCAACGGCCGGCTCGGCTCGCACCTCGCGTGGGCCGACCCGCGCCGTGGCTGGGACTTCATCTCCACCGGGCATGGCGACGTGCCCTGGGAGGATGCGTTCCGCATGCTCAACACGATCGGCTACCAGGGGCCGATCTCCATCGAGTGGGAGGACGCCGGCATGGACCGGCTCCGCGGCGCACCGGAGGCGCTCGAGTTCGTGCGCGGCCTCGCGTTCGACGCTCCCGACGCAGCGTTCGACGCCGCGTTCAGCACCTCCGACTGACGAGCTCCGAGCCCGCCCGCGGCGGGCGCGTCCGCCTCAGCGCGACGCGCCCGCCGCGACCATCGACTCGATGTTCGCCGGCGACAGCGCGTAGTGGATCGCGAGCACGCACGCGCCGATGACCGCGGCATCCGCCCCCACCCGCGACTGCGCGATCTGGAGGTGCTCGGTGGCCAACGGCATCGACCGGGTGTAGACGACCTCGCGCACACCCGCGATGAGGTGTTCGCCGGCCTGCGCGAGGCTGCCGCCGATGACGATCACCGACGGGTTGATGAGGCTCACGCAGGTGGTCAGCACCTCGCCGACGTCGCGGCCGGCCTGGCGCACGGCCTGGATGGCGTCGATGTTGCCGCGCTTGACGAGGTCGACGACGTCCTGGCTGGAGTTCGGGTCGAGCCCCGAGGCGCGCAGCGCGCGCGCGATCGCAGCGCCCGAAGCGAGTGCCTCGAGGCATCCGCGATTGCCGCACGAGCACGGGATCTCGGCGCCGCGCGCCACGTAGACGTGCCCGATGTCGCCGGCCGTGCCCTGCGCGCCGCGCTGCAGCACGCCGCCGGCGATGACGCCGGAGCCGATGCCCGTGGCGACCTTCACGAACAGCAGGTGGTCGACCTCGGGCCACGAGCGCTCGCGCTCGCCGAGCGCCATGATGTTGACGTCGTTGTCGACCAGCACGGGCACGTCGAAGACGCCCTCGAACCAGCCGGGCACGTCGAAGCGGTCCCACCCCGGCATGATGGGCGGGTTGATCGGTCGGCCGGTCTCGTGCTCGACGGGGCCGGGAAGGCCGATGCCGACCGCCAGCAGATCGCCCATGGAGCGGCCCACATCGGTCAGCAGAGACTGCGCTTCGGTGGCGATCCAGCCGAGCACGGCCTCCGGACCGTCGGCGACGGGGATGCGTTCGTGCCGCTCGCCGAGGACGGTCCCGGTGAGCGTGCTCACCGCGATGCGCACGTGCGTGGCGCCGACATCGACGCCGAGCACGACGCGCTCGCTCGCGGTGATCGCGAACTGGCTCGACGGGCGGCCGCCCGTCGAGACGGCGTCGCCGACCGAACCGACGAGCCCGAGCTCCATGAGCGTCTCGATGCGCAGCGCCACCGTCGACCGGGCGAGGCCGGTCATGGCGGCGAGTTCGGTGCGCGTCCGTGCGCGCCCGTCGCGGAGAATCTGGAAGAGGTCGCTCGTGACCGTCGAGCCGATTCCGGTGACATCGGTCTCGCTCGGTCCTGCACTTACGTCGGTCACGTTCTCAGTATCCCACGAATCTCGTTCGAAGAGCGCTCTCCTGTTGGCGCAAGCGGCACCCCATTCCGCGGGTCATCGGCGAACCGCCGTGATACCTGCGGCGTCGAGCACGAGGTCGCGCACGGATGCCGCGGGCAGTTCGTCGTCGCCGCGCTCGAGCGTCGCGAGGCCGGGGTCGGAAGAGAGCACCATCGGGGCATCCGCTCGGCCGTCGGGCAGGCGGCCATGGGTACCGCGCACCCACGACGGGTCGAGTGGCACGACGTCCATCGTGTAGCGGAAGCCGAGTGCCTTGCGCGCCAATCCCGCGCCGGCCCGCAGGCGCGCGAACCGATCGGCCGGGTCGAGGAACAGCTCGGCGGGGTCGTAGCCCGGCTTACGGTGGATGTCGACCCCGCGTGCGAATTCCGGGGCCCTAGCGTCGTCGAGCCAGTAGTAATAGGTGAACCAGGCGCCGGGGCGTGCGACCGCCACCAGTTCGCCGGAGCGTTCGTGGGAGAGCCCGTACCGCGCCTGCGCGTCTCGGTCGAGCACCTCGTCGACGCCGTCCAGCTCGGCGAGCACCGCACGGGTGCGGGGCACGTCGGCCGGGTCGGCGACGTAGACGTGGGCGACCTGGTGATCGGCGACCGCGAACGCGCGCGAGGTCGTCGGGTCGAGCAGCTCGCGACCGCGCTGCTCGTGCACCGCGAGGAGTCCGGCGCGGCGCAGGGCGCGGTTGACGTCGACCGGGTGGTCGGCCCGTGTGATGCCGTACTCGGAGACCGCGATCACGGTCGTACCCTCGGCGACCGCCTGGTCGAGCAGGGGGCGAGCGCCGCGTCGAGGTCTGCCGCCGCGCGGTCCGCCTCGGCCGACGCGGGTCCGAACCGCTGCAGGTCGTAGTCGAGGTGCGGCAGGTACGTCATCACGAGGTCGTCGGAGCGCTCGTCGAGCACCAGCCGGGTGGCGTCCACGATCCACTGCGTCGAGGCGAGGGATGCCCCGGGGCCCCAGTACTGGAACAGGGGGAACGGCCCCAGTCGGCGTTCCAGGCGGTCGTGCAGCGCGGCGGGGCGCACGTAGGCGTCGGGCGACTTGCGACCGTCGGCGTGGTACACGGGCCGCGGCGTGATCGTGAGGTCGGTCGACGCGCCCATCGCGTACCACCAGCAGATGTTCGCCGCCGAGAAGCCGGGGCGGTGCCGCCGCGCGGTCTCCCAGACCTTCTCGCCCGCGACGAGCCGGTTGTGCTGGCGCCAGAGCAGCACCTCGCCGAGGTCGCGGAAGTACCAGCCGTTGCCCACGATGCCGTGCTCGGCGGGTGCCGTGCCGGTGAGCATGGTCGACTGCACGCTGCACGTGACCGCGGGCAGCACGGTGCGCAGGGACGCGGTCGCGCCGGCGTCGCCCAGCGCGCGCAGCCGCGGCATGTGCGCCAGCGTGCGCGGGGTCAGGCCGACGACGTCGAGCAGCAGCGTGCGGCTCATGCGACGGCCTCGCCGGGCAGGTCGGACGCCCCGAGCAGGTGCCGCCGCACCCAGGCGAGCTCCCCGGCGACGCCCGCGATCAGGTCGTCATCGCCGACGTCGAGCACGCTCCAGGTGTAGGTCTCGACGTCGAGCTGCACGTCGTCGCCGCCGCCGGGGCCGGCGAGCACGGCGCGGTACGCCGCCTCGAGCACGTCGGTGGTCGTGGCGAGCGGGGCGGGCGCAGGGTGGTGCAGGGGCATGTGGAAGTGGGTGCGCCACGGCCCCGTGCGCGGCAGTTCCGACAGAGCGAGGTCGAGGTCGTCGGCGCGCACCACCTCGCCGCCCGGAGCGCGCAGCCGGGTCTGGTGCAGGTAGCGCGGCTCGGCGAACGCACCGAGCGCGTCGGCGGTCGCGGGGTCGGCGGGATCGTCGGCGTGGAGCGCCGCGGAGGCCTGCACCTTCACGACGCGGAGACCGGCGTCGAGCACCTCGTCGACCGCACGAGCGGGGTCGGCGAACGACACCGCGAGGTGGCAGGTGTCGAGGCAGACGCCGACGTGCTCGGCGTCGATGCCGCCGTGGCCGACCCGCGGGCCGAGCCAGCGGGCGATGTCGCCGACGTCGTCGAGCACGCACCCGGGCTCCGGCTCGATCGCGAGCCGGATGGTCCGGCCGAGCTCCGAGCGGATGCCACCGAGCACGCGACTCACGCGGGTCAGCGCGTCCATGGCGAGGCGGTCCTGCTCGGGGCCCCACGGCTCGCGCCAGCCCAGCGGCAGGGTGGAGATGCTGCCGGTCGCGCCCTCGGGCAGCAGGTCGGCGAGCACCGCGGCGCAGTCGAGCGTGTAGCGCTCGCGTTCCGCGGTGGTCCAGTCGGGCCGGTAGACGTCGTGCTTGACGACGTCGGCGTGGAAGGCGGCGTAGGGGAACGCGTTCAGCGTGCGCACCTCCAGCGACTCGGCGTCGAGCGCATCCCGGAGGCGCCCACGGGCGTGCTCGTCGGTCGCGAGCTCGCGGGCGAGCGCAGCCGGCAGCCAGAGGCCCACGCCGAGCCGAGCGAGGCCGGCACGGCGACGGATCGGGCCGGCATAGCGGTGCAACTGCGCGATCACGCCGTCGAGTGTCTCGGCCGGGTGCACGTTGGTGCAGTAGGAGAGGTCCATCAGGCGGGCACCCCGCGACGGATCGAGTTGCCGGCGAACTCGTCGGACCCGTGCACGGCGTCGCCGTCGGGGCCATCCGCCTCGTCGAGCACCAGCCGCCCGCTCTGTCCGTAGAACGCGACCGGGTTGCGCCAGAGCACCCGGTCGACGTCGTCGTCGGAGAAGCCCGCCGCCCGCATCGCGTGCGCCGACGAGACCGTCGTGAGCGGATCGGAGTGTCCCCAGTCGGCGGCCGAGTCGACGAGCATCCGGGTTGTGCCGTGCCGCCGCAGCACGTCGACCAGGCGACGCTCGTCCATCTTCGTGTCGGGGTAGATGGAGAACGCCATCCAGCAGCCCGAGTCGACGACCTCCTCCACCGTGATCTCGTTCAGGTGGTCGAGCACGACCAGCTCGGGGCGGATGCCGGACTCGCGGACCACGTCGAGCGTGCGCCTGGTTCCGGCGAGCTTGTCGCGGTGCGGGGTGTGCACGAGCACCGGCAGGTCGAACCGCATCGCCAGCTCGAGGTGCTCGGCGAAGACCTCCTCCTCGGCAGCCGTCATCGAGTCGTACCCGGTCTCGCCGACGGCCACGACGCCGTCCTTCGCGAGGTAGCGCGGCAGCACCCGCATGACCTCGCGGCAGCGCGGGTCGTTCGCCTCCTTCGGGTTCAGCCCGATCGTGCAGTGGTGGCGGATGCCGTACTGCGCCGCGCGGTAGCGCTCCCAGCCGATGAGCGCGTCGAAGTAGTCGGTGAAGCTGCCGACGTTGGTGCGCGGCTGGCCGAGCCAGAACGACGGCTCGACCAGGGCGCGCACCCCGGCGTCGCGCATGGCCGCGTAGTCGGCCGTGGTGCGGCTGGTCATGTGGATGTGCGGGTCGAAGATCCTCATCGTGCGTCCTCCCGGATCGTGGTCTGCGGTGGCGCGGACGGTGCCGCGCCGGCGACGCGGAGCATGTCGGCGCTCACCTCGCGGCCCGCCGAGCGCCGTTCCGCGACGAGCGCGGTGGCCATGCGGACCAGCTCGTCGTCGCTGCGTGCGTCGAGGGCGTCGACCGCGTCGATCGGCACGCCCATGAAGAGGAGCTTCAGCACGCCGTGCCGCCAGGCGTGCGGGTCGAGGTGGTCGGCGCCGAAGGGCCCCATCGCGGCGGCGACGAGCCCGGGGTCGTTCGCGCGCAGCGACTCGTGGACCGCTGCGAGGCCGGCGGCGACCACCGGCGGGGTCGGCTCGTCGAGCGTGTTCAGCCCGCGGAGCACGCCGCGGCGCTCGGCCGTGTCGCCGTGGTCGTAGAGGTCGCGCACGATCGCCGCGCCTCGATCGGGCGATGCCGAGGCGACGGCCGTGCGCAGCAGTGCCGCGCGGGCCTCGTCGTCGACGGTGCCGAGCCGCAGCCCCCGGGGTCGTGCTCGGGGTCGAGTGCGCCGCGGCCCACCATGCGCCCGCACGCCGGCGAGAACTCGGCGATGCGCTCGGGCTCGATCGCCACGGCGGCGAGTGCGGTGCGGAACCAGTCGTTCATGCTGCCTCCCAGGCGGCCCGGATGGCTCGGATGCTGCGGGCTGCGGCGCCGGGCGCGTCGTGGCCGTGCCGGGGAGCTCGACGGCCGCGATGCCCGTGTAGCCGGCCGCGGAGAGGGTGCCGAGCGCAGCGGAGAGGTCGAGCTCGCCGTCCCCGAACTCGAGGTGCTCGTGCACGCCGGACCGCATGTCGTCGACCTGGACGTTCGCGAGCAGTCCGCCGGCCTCGCCGAGCGCGCCGACCACGCCGCCGGGTTCGACCGCGACGCAGTGGCCGAGGTCGACCGTGAGCCGCAACGCAGCGGGGTCGCCCGCGGCGGCGCGCACCGCGAGGGCGTCGGCCACGGTCTCGACGAGCATGCCGGGCTCCGGTTCGAGCGCGAGCGCGACGCCGGCGCTCGCCGCGGTGGCCGCCAGCCCGCCCACGCGGGTGACGAGGCGGTCGAGCGCCTCGTCGGTCTCGGTGCCGCGGGGGAGGGTGCCCGACCAGAACGAGACCGCATCGGCGCGCAGCACGCCGGCCAGGTCGATCGCACGCTCCAGCAGCTCCACCCGGGCGGCTCCGTCGGGGTCGAGCAGGTTGGGTCGATGCTTGCGGAAGGGGTCGAGCGTGTACCTCCCGCCGGTCTCGATGACGACCCGCCAGCCCATGTCGTCGAGGCGGAGCCGGAGCTCGCGGGCGCGGTCGCGCGCGTCGTCGGCGAACGGATCGAGGTGCGGGTGCCCGAGCGTGAGCGCGAGCGCGCGGTAGCCGAGCGCGTCGAGCACGTCGAGCGCGTCGTCGAGCGGATGGTCGCCGAATCCGTTCGTGCCGTAGCCGACGACGAACGGGGCGCCCTCGAGGCGGGTCGTCGTGCTCATGTCACGTCACCGCCGGTGCGGCGCCGGGTGAGTGCTCCGAGCACGCCGGCGACGCCGAGCAGAGCTGCGGCGGCTCCCGTTGCTCCGGCACGCGCGGCGAGGGTCGCCTGCAACGGCACCACTGCCGTGAGCGAGGCGCGGGTCGCACTGCGCACGACGGCCGCGGTCGGCTCGTGCGCGGCCCGCAACTGACCGGGCAGCGCCGCCGCCAGGTATGCGGCCACGCCCCCGAGCGTCGCCGCGAGGGAGCTCGCAGCCCGGTCGCACGGGGCATCCGACCGCGCCTCGCTCGCGACCGCGGTTGCGTTCCCGGCGACTGCGCCGATCGCCGCCGTGCCGGTCGCCGCGATCGCGGCACGCGCCGCACCCGGGGTGCCGCCGTGGACCTCGCCGCGTGAGAGCACGGTCACGCCCAGCGTGTGCGCGGCGACGACGACGGCGGCGGGAATCGCCCGCGGAGATGCCGCCGCCCCCATCATCACGTCGAGCCCCCGGCACGCGGCCATCACGAAGGGGCCCGCCGACGTCTGCTTGGCGACGAGGTCGTAGGCGGCGATCGCGCCGACGAGGCATCCGGCCACTGCGCCCGACCTGCGGCCGCCGCCAATTCCCGCGAGCACCACGCCGCCCGCCGCGAGGGCCGCCGCGACGAGGGTCGCGGCCCGCACGCCGATGCGGCCCGACGGGATCGGCCGTTCGGGTCGTTCGACCGCGTCGAGGCGGCGGTCGGCGACGTCGTTCAGCGCCATGCCCGCCGAGTAGAGGGCGACGGATGCCGCGGGGAGCAGCCGCCGGCGTCGCTGCGCGCGCTGCTCGGGTGCCAGGTGCCGCATGCCGACGACGGCGTCGCCGACCACCGTGAGCGCGGCCGGCGCGCGCACGAGTTCGAGCACGACGCCGGGACTCACCGCTCCACGCCCGCGATCGCCTCGGTCGCCCGCACGCCGTTGGCGGCCGCCGTCGCGAACCGGTGCAGTGCCGCCGACTGGGCGTGGAACGCGTGCTCGTCGGAGTCGATCGGATCCTTGAAGAAGTAGCCGAGCTCGCTGATCGCCCCTGCACGCCCGGCCGCCTCCGCGAGTGCGAGCAGGCGCACGAGGTCGATCACGAGCGGCGCCGCGAGCATCGAGTCGTACGCGCTCCAGGTGGTCTGCAGCGTGATGCGCGAGTTGAGGAATCCCTCGGCGTGCACGTGGTCCCACGCGGTCTTGACGTCGCCGAGGTCGGGCACGTTGTCGATGTGCAGCGGTGCCACCACGCCGTCGCCGACGATGCTGCGCAGCCCGCGGGTCTTCGACGCGAGCTTGCTCCGCACGGCATCGGCATCGGCCAGGGTCGCCCCGTCGCCGCCCCCGAGGAGGTTCGCCCCGGCCCAGGACAGCACGCGCATGCCGCGGTCGACGAACATCGGGCCGAGCACGGTGCGCAGCAGGGTCTCGCCGGTCTTGCCGTCGCAGCCGGCGAAGCACGTGCCGCGGTGCTCGGCGCGGGCGCGCACGACGGGCAGGCCGATGCCCGCCGACGGCGTGAACCCGGCGAAGGCGCTGCCCGACTCGATTGCGGCGAGGGCGGCGAGCGAACTCGCGGGGAGCGCGGCGGACGAGGGGTCGGCGAGTCGTTCGGCGAGCACCCGCTCGTCGTGGTGCGCGGGGTCGTCGGCCGGCAGCGGCTCGGTCGACGAGACGTCGACGACGACGACGTGGTCGAGCCGGTTGCGCTCCCGGAAGGAGCGGATGTCGTCGGTCAGCCGATCGAGCGCGGCCCCCTGCGATTCGCCCAGCCCGGCCACGTAGCCGGGGCGGAGCTCGCGCTCGTCGGACGCGAGGTCCTCGGCGACCGCCTCGACGAGGTGCGTCGGCACCATGCCCGACGCCGCGAGCTGCCGCGCGCGGTCGAGCAGCGGCACGGATGCCACGTCGTGTCCGCCGACCACGATGTCCCCGATCTCCGCGAGCGGCGCCTCGGCGAAGGCGGGGCCGGCGGTGACGCAGCCGACCGGCCCGGCGAGGCCGCGTCCGATGGCGTGCACGCCGATGGCGGCGGTCGTGGCGACCGAGCCGCGGGCGCCGATGCACCACATGCCGACCCGGCCCACCGGGGCGTCGGTGCGGGGGCGGCGTCGTGTGCGGGTGGATCGATCTGCATGGCGTGCTCCTCGTGGTCGTTCATCGGTCTCGTCGGATCAGTGATCGGGCGGCCCGGGAGAGGTACTCGCCCAGGGGGCCGGGCAGTTCGCGCTCGGCGGTCTCGGCGGCCCGCTCGGCCTCGCGCCGTGCGGTCTCGCGGGCGGCGTCGCGCGCGCCGGTGCGCGTCACGATCGCGCGCACCTCGGCGATGCCCGGCGAACTCGCGCGCGGGTCGCCCAGCGCGGCGATCAGTCGTGCGCGGTCGGCGCGGTCGGCCCGCTCGAGCGCGAGGTGCACGAGCAGCGTGCGCGTGCCGTCGGCGACGTCGCTGCCTGCGGGCTTGCCGGTGTCCTCCGGGGCGCCGAAGAGCCCGAGGTCGTCGTCGGCGAGCTGGTAGGCCACGCCGAGCCCGTCGCCGACGCGGTCGAGCGCGTCGAGGGCGCCGGAGTCCGCGGTGCCGGCGGCGAGTGCGCCGAGTCGCAGCGGGAGGCGGAAGCTGTACACGGCCGTCTTGAGCCGTGCGGTGCGCAGCGGGTCGGGCGTCTCCGTGCCCGGATCGTCGCCGTGCACGTCGAGCAACTCGCCGGCGACCGTGAGCTCGATGGCTCGAACGGCCTCGAGCACCAGCCGCGCCCGCAACTCCGCTCCCACGGGCAGGTCGGCGAGCAGCCCGAGCGCGCCGGCGATGGCGAGGTCGCCGGCCAGGACGCCGGCGGTGAGCCCGTGGCGTCGAGCAGACGTCTCGCCGAGGCCCGCTGCCGCGGCGTCCCGCTCGGCACGCCCGATGGCGTTCGGTGCACCGTGGCGCACGCGGTCGCCGTCGATGAGGTCGTCGTGGGTGCAGAGCCCCGAGTGGAGCACCTGCACGGCCGCCGCGAGTCCGGCGAGGCAGGCGTGATCGCTGCCGCCGAAGCCGAGGTACCCCGCCGCGAGCAGGCGCGGGCGGAGGTACTTGCCCGCGGCGGAGGCGTCGGCGGCGTCCCGGAGCAGCCGGGCGATGGGTGCACCGCCCGCGGCGGAGCGCGCTCGTGCCCCGGCCCAGTGCCGGGCGACGGCGTCGCGCGCCTCCGGGAGCGCCTCGTCGACGGCGTCGGCGAAGGTCGCGGAGGCGACCGCCGAGCCGTAGGGGAAGCGCCGGTCATGTCTCACCTGTCCTCGTCGACAGTCACGTGGTCTGCGTGGCATCCGTTCGCCCGAGGCATCCGGTCGCCGTGTTCCAAAGATTACGTCTGGCGAAAGTCAACTGTCAATCAATCAGAACTTGCGTGTCACTCGGCGGAACCCGAGAGAAGAAGTTGACATCGGTCAACCATCGCCATATGGTTGACCGTCATCAACTTTCAGGAAGGGGTCACGTGACCGTCACCGCATCCACGCCGGTCGTCCCGGACACCGCGCACGCACCCATGTCGCGCCGCGCCACGCTCAACGCCATCTCGGGGCTCATCCTCGGCATGTTCGTCGCGATCCTCTCCGGCACGGTCGTGTCGACCTCGCTGCCGCGCATCATCTCCGACCTCGGCGGCGACCAGTCGAGCTACACCTGGGTGGTGACCGCCGCGCTGCTCGCGACCACGGTCACGACGCCGATCTGGGGCAAGTTCGCCGACCTGGTGAACCGCAAGCTGCTCGTGCAGCTCGCGCTCGGCCTGTTCGTGCTCGGGTCGGTGCTCGGCGGGTTCGCGCAGGACGCGTCGATGCTCATCGGCTTCCGCGTCATCCAGGGCCTCGGCGCAGGCGGCCTCATGGCGCTCGTGCAGATCGTGATCGCCGACATCATCTCGCCCCGCGAGCGCGGCCGGTGGATGGGGCTGATCGGCTCGGTCATGGCGGTCGCGACCATCGGCGGTCCGCTCATCGGCGGCCTCGTGACCGACGGCATCGGCTGGCGGGCGAACTTCTTCATCGCGCTCCCGTTCGCGATCGCCGCGATCGTGCTCATCCAGGCGACGCTGCACCTGCCCGCCCGCCCGAAGCGGAAGGTGAAGGTCGACTACCTCGGCGCGGTGCTCATCGCGACCGGTGTCAGCCTCCTGCTCGTCTGGGTGACCCTCGGCGGCAGCCAGTTCGATTGGAACTCCGTCGAGTCGTTCGTGATGATCGGCGGCGCCGTGCTCGCGCTGGTGGCAGCGGTCGTCGTCGAGCTCGTCGTCGAGGAGCCGATCGTGCCGCTCTCGCTCTTCCGGAACCGCACCTACGCGCTCTCCGTCGTCGCGAGCCTCTCGGTGGGCGTCGCGATGTTCGGCACGACCATCTTCATCGCCCAGTACATGCAGCTCGCCCGCGGGGCGACGCCGACCGAGTCGGGCCTGCTGACCATTCCGCTGATCATCGGCCAGATGGGCTCGTCGATCGTCGCGGGCCAGCTGATCAGCCGGTACGGGAAGTGGAAGCGCTACATGGTCACGGGCTCGGTGCTCGCGATCGCCGGCCTCCTGCTCATGAGCACGCTGCACTACGACACCCCGTACGGGTTCGTAGCGCTGTTCATGTTCGTGCTCGGGGCGGGCCTCGGCATGGTCATGCAGAACCTCGTGCTGGTCGTGCAGAACGACACCCCGGCGGCCCAGCTCGGCGTCGCGAGCTCGGGGGTCGCGTTCTTCCGCAGCCTCGGCGGCACCGCGGGCGTCGCGGTCATGGGTGCCGTGCTCGGCTCGCGCGTCGCCGACCTCGTTCGCGACGGGCTCGCGGGCCTCGACCCGGAGCAGCTCGCCGGTGCGCAGTCGCTCGCCGACGGCGGCATCCCCGACCTCGCCGAGCTCCCGGGTCCGGTGCGCACCGTCGTCGAGTCCGCCTACGGGCTCGGCGTGGCCGAGGTGTTCCTCATCGCCGTGCCGCTCGCCGTGGTCAGCCTCATCGCGATCTGCTTCCTGCCGAACAAGCCGCTCCAGACGGTCACCGCCGCCGAGCGCCTGACCGCCGAGGCGGAGGCCGCGAGGCCGGGCGAATAGGATGCCGACCATGACCGCCGACACTCCCGAACTCGAGCGCGCCCTCGGCGCCGTCGAGACCCAGCTCGGGGTGCTGTTCAACCGCGTGCGCGTGCTCTGGAAGGAGCAGGCCGCGAGCGTGCACCCCGACCTGCAGCCCGTCGGCTACAAGCTGCTCAGCGCGCTCGTGCGCGGCGGACCGGCTCACGCCGGCGCGCTCGCCGACCAGCTCGCGACCGACAAGTCGGTGGTGAGCCGGCAGGTGCGCATCCTCGCCGATCTCGGGCTCGTCGAGAGCCGGGTCGACGAGCACGACGCGCGCGCCCGTCTGCTGGTCGCGACGTCCGTCGGCGTCGAGCGCGTGCAGGAGGTGCGATCGGGCACGCAGTCTCGCCTGCGGGCGCGCCTCGCCGAGTGGCCCGAGGGCGACGTGGAGCGGTTCGCCGAGCTGCTCGCCCGCATGAACGAGGGGTGAGCGGATGCCCCGGGGCTGCGCCGGCCGTCGATTTGGTGCAGCACGGGGCATCCGTTAGCATTGCCTGAGCCAAAGACCGTCGGTCGTCGGCGCGCGGAAACGCGAGTCGATCGAAGCAGTGCGAAGCACGGGCCCACGCAGGTGACACGAATACGACTTCCGGGAATCATCCCGAATCTCCAGCTCCGTGCGCTTGCGCCGGAGCTTTTCTCATGTGCGCCGCAGGTCGGAAGCCGCATCACACAGCCCGTGGGGTGCGAAGAAGACATAAGGAGTGGCCATGGCGAAC
Coding sequences within:
- a CDS encoding SCO3242 family prenyltransferase; this translates as MSPGVVLELVRAPAALTVVGDAVVGMRHLAPEQRAQRRRRLLPAASVALYSAGMALNDVADRRLDAVERPERPIPSGRIGVRAATLVAAALAAGGVVLAGIGGGRRSGAVAGCLVGAIAAYDLVAKQTSAGPFVMAACRGLDVMMGAAASPRAIPAAVVVAAHTLGVTVLSRGEVHGGTPGAARAAIAATGTAAIGAVAGNATAVASEARSDAPCDRAASSLAATLGGVAAYLAAALPGQLRAAHEPTAAVVRSATRASLTAVVPLQATLAARAGATGAAAALLGVAGVLGALTRRRTGGDVT
- a CDS encoding inositol-3-phosphate synthase, translated to MGRVGMWCIGARGSVATTAAIGVHAIGRGLAGPVGCVTAGPAFAEAPLAEIGDIVVGGHDVASVPLLDRARQLAASGMVPTHLVEAVAEDLASDERELRPGYVAGLGESQGAALDRLTDDIRSFRERNRLDHVVVVDVSSTEPLPADDPAHHDERVLAERLADPSSAALPASSLAALAAIESGSAFAGFTPSAGIGLPVVRARAEHRGTCFAGCDGKTGETLLRTVLGPMFVDRGMRVLSWAGANLLGGGDGATLADADAVRSKLASKTRGLRSIVGDGVVAPLHIDNVPDLGDVKTAWDHVHAEGFLNSRITLQTTWSAYDSMLAAPLVIDLVRLLALAEAAGRAGAISELGYFFKDPIDSDEHAFHAQSAALHRFATAAANGVRATEAIAGVER
- a CDS encoding polyprenyl synthetase family protein, translated to MRHDRRFPYGSAVASATFADAVDEALPEARDAVARHWAGARARSAAGGAPIARLLRDAADASAAGKYLRPRLLAAGYLGFGGSDHACLAGLAAAVQVLHSGLCTHDDLIDGDRVRHGAPNAIGRAERDAAAAGLGETSARRHGLTAGVLAGDLAIAGALGLLADLPVGAELRARLVLEAVRAIELTVAGELLDVHGDDPGTETPDPLRTARLKTAVYSFRLPLRLGALAAGTADSGALDALDRVGDGLGVAYQLADDDLGLFGAPEDTGKPAGSDVADGTRTLLVHLALERADRADRARLIAALGDPRASSPGIAEVRAIVTRTGARDAARETARREAERAAETAERELPGPLGEYLSRAARSLIRRDR
- a CDS encoding MDR family MFS transporter translates to MSRRATLNAISGLILGMFVAILSGTVVSTSLPRIISDLGGDQSSYTWVVTAALLATTVTTPIWGKFADLVNRKLLVQLALGLFVLGSVLGGFAQDASMLIGFRVIQGLGAGGLMALVQIVIADIISPRERGRWMGLIGSVMAVATIGGPLIGGLVTDGIGWRANFFIALPFAIAAIVLIQATLHLPARPKRKVKVDYLGAVLIATGVSLLLVWVTLGGSQFDWNSVESFVMIGGAVLALVAAVVVELVVEEPIVPLSLFRNRTYALSVVASLSVGVAMFGTTIFIAQYMQLARGATPTESGLLTIPLIIGQMGSSIVAGQLISRYGKWKRYMVTGSVLAIAGLLLMSTLHYDTPYGFVALFMFVLGAGLGMVMQNLVLVVQNDTPAAQLGVASSGVAFFRSLGGTAGVAVMGAVLGSRVADLVRDGLAGLDPEQLAGAQSLADGGIPDLAELPGPVRTVVESAYGLGVAEVFLIAVPLAVVSLIAICFLPNKPLQTVTAAERLTAEAEAARPGE
- a CDS encoding MarR family winged helix-turn-helix transcriptional regulator, which encodes MTADTPELERALGAVETQLGVLFNRVRVLWKEQAASVHPDLQPVGYKLLSALVRGGPAHAGALADQLATDKSVVSRQVRILADLGLVESRVDEHDARARLLVATSVGVERVQEVRSGTQSRLRARLAEWPEGDVERFAELLARMNEG